DNA from Plasmodium cynomolgi strain B DNA, chromosome 12, whole genome shotgun sequence:
NNNNNNNNNNNNNNNNNNNNNNNNNNNNNNNNNNNNNNNNNNNNNNNNNNNNNNNNNNNNNNNCAAGGATCCTCTTTTACATCgttcatatgtacatgtgcacatttgctcatcggagaaaaaaacgctgGGTTTATCTAAATGTACAGCTACGAGGAAAGGGACAATTTTCTCTCGCTTCCGAAAATAGTGAGCCACGTGGGAGCATAACCTTATTGTTATGTTGCTTTCCTTGTGCGACAATAAATTGctgggtgttttttttttttttgttttttcctacaTGAGTGAGCATGTAGCTGATGAGCCTCTCCCCGTTGGATTACATTGGTCTATGCATTTGTGTGCGCTAATTATGTTTGATGCAGCTAAAGGAAGAGTGACCAAACAGGGGGGCTCCAAGCATTATTAGCAAATCCCACTTTAGAGGAAAAtcacaaagaaaaaaaaatatataattggACCGAACTGGGGTGAATTGCCCTGAACCGTTTTACCACTCCATGGTGAGTCAAGCCGTGAGAAAGACAAAGGCGAGTTGCAATTGGGGGAGcccttttttacaatgcATAGCGTGGCACAAGTATGggtagatatatataaaattcgCGCCCTCCTATTTGAATGGGTCTATCACAGGAAGAGACACACACCAATGAGGGCAAATAAATGCGGAACGAAAATTTTTCAGGATACCTGAGGGGCGCACAAACTGGTTCGCCCCTCTGCTACAAAGAAGGACACCATTTAGCTCATGCGAGTCATTTTCTCATAACTctcaaaaggagaaaaaagtagACGAACCATTGATATGTGTCTACAGCTTATGTAGAGTTGTATTCAAATGTGTAAGCCCCCCCCACCTCCTACCCCCTTGATATCTGCGAAGAggtatattttcaaaaataggTATCGTTAAGGTGTGCGTTTcattcacatatatatgcaaaattaagcaatttccgtttcatttttttaaaaaaaaaaaaaaggcatttcatttttagttGCATACAAGTAATATATGTACTACACAAATGGTAAGCTCCTCACGaaatgctaaaaaatgaaaaaaggcgTAATCACACCCTAGGGGGAAAATGCTCTACCATGTGCCATCCCATAATAACACAATTATTGATGATATAAAAACTGTGTGGATTATAACATCCGTATGGACctattatattaaattttttttttatcagttGGGTGCATGGCGTATGTTCACCCCAATAAACTTTAAGCCATAATTCTTGGTAGACTCCCCCCCCTTAAATCagtggaaacaaaattttcctcaaaatggattttattttttttttttccatgcggTGTTTATCGCCATTCTTACATTCCCAACAAATTTACACTAATTAAGAAGGCTTTCAAAATTggcaacaaaatttttacgaaagctgctttaaaattattcctatttatttttctattctGCATGCGAGCGCTCCTTTTCGAACCCCAATCGAATTGTAGACATACAAAATTAGCAGCAATGGTTAATACATATTTGTTAACCACctgggggaagcaaaacattgctgcgtttttttttttttttttggaaagatgaagaaaaaagataagAGATGGGCTTGCTAAACTGTACCTACAATCTTTACATTTCCAAATCAGggttggtaaaaaaaaaattcaatatgGGTTTTTCCTCACCTGCGTGGGTTTGTACCATTGGGAGGAGATGCACGTAGGAATGAGCATGTATTATACgaggaagaagtaaaaaaaatatatatatgccaaCGAGCGAAATGTGCTTCTTGCGgggctttcctttttttttgggataATTATTGCGAATAAGAGGAGAAGCGTGcacgtttgttttttaagtaggaatttttttcctccactgACTGATTATCATCACCGTGATATTATTAGCATCATTACACTCACGCTTTATCATTTGTTTGCTCTTTCATCcgatatattattttatctaCCCAGTTACGCGTTTAGTGcgctcttcctcctccttctcctccttctcctcctcgtccTCCGTGAACTTGACCCGATTCCCCATAGCGCAGCGAGCGCCTGCGCAGATAAAACGGTTGGTCAGTTTGCCTGCGCGGGGGATCACTACTCGATTGCACTTGCGTTTGCGTTTGCCTTCCGcgtttttgcttcctttttggtgCCCCTTTGGTTCGCCGGAAGTTCGTTATTCGCCGCGATTCGCCGCGATTCGCCGCAATTCGTCACCATTCGTCACCATTCGTCgccattcgtttttttcttttcgctttcttttcattttcttttcgtttgcttctccttttcttttcgtttacttctccttttcttttcgtttgcttctcctttccttttcgtttgcttctccttttcgtttgattttttttttcccccgcggTACCCCCGAATGATCAACTAGCCGGGAGAGAATTTTGCTCAACTTGCGTATTTTTTGGATTAGAAAATTCGCGAAAATATTTCTCCAAAtagtttgcaatttttttttttctttccccccaccccccgATTGCTCGCGTATGTCAGTCCGCAACAACAAGAAACAAGTTAAGCGTTTTTATGATTATGCTTAGCGCGCGTTGATGTgaagataaataaatttatacacGTGAATATTCGTGCGTTTAGTACTTTGCGAAGGCGTGTGTGTCCCCCGCACCATCATTGTACTTCCACGTGCGCGCGCGTTGCAAAATTTTCGCCGCCGCGACGTAAGTTGTTTGTTCGGCGACCAGCGCGGGGCAGTTCGTGACAGCCCAATTCGAGGCAGCCCAATTCGAGGCAGCCCAATTCGAGGCAGCACAATTAAGGCGGCACATTTAAGGAGGCACAGTTCTAGGCggcgcaatttttaaaagttgcACCTTTTGAATTGGCTCCTTTGAAGCCGCTTAACCGCGTAGCCGCTCCAACCGCTTAACCGCGTAACTCGCTTAACTCGCTTAACCGTTGCTGAGCTTTCCTTCAACGCTGATTCGTTCGAGGGGGGCCGCTTTTTCGACTTCACGAAGGCCACCCCCCGCGCGGCAGGTGTATGCATCTATCACCACACACAAATCTGGGTGTATACACAAATACATatgctttatatatatgtacatatttgctGAAGCGTAATTTCCCCCCTAAGTACTTTTtgcgcttttattttatgcccGCGCCATGGTGAATCTAAAAAATATCCTCATTCGCTCGTGCGTGGTAGTAGTGACACTGCTGACGGAGGAAGTGAAACATAAATTAGGATTACCACTCATCCTGTTTGTAAACACACAGGGAATAAAGGCAAATGATTGGTTTAATGATTGGAAAAATGACATGGTAGGAGATTGGGAGAAGAGCTTCCTCAAcggaattgaaaaaaattggtcaGGAGGATGGAGGAAGGATTTATTAAGTATCTTTCAAAATGGATTTCAAAATAGCTGGCTAGGAGGAATCAAAAACGACAATATGTTAAGGGATTCTATCAGCATCATACTTGCACATGCACCAAAAAGAAACAGACAAATTATTAATGAACATATTAACGAATTGCTAAGTGGAAgatataatgaaataaacccAAAAAATCTACTACATAGAATAtcaaatattatcaaaaatggaaaagaaaaaagcttATGTGACGATAATAAGTCCTTCATTATTATAGGTATTCCTCATTTGATTTTTGGTTCAGATATTTAATGATTTAAAATTAGAAactattaattttttaattagaaatataacaaaaaatttgaatggATGTCAATTACAAGTGAAAGCATCAGATGTATCCAATATAACTAATGGTTGCCAATCTGATATGGataaacaaataatttttgatgATCAGAAACCTGATGAGATGGTACATGCAACAAATGGGTTACAGCTCTCCCCAAGCAATAGATTCTTTAGTAGTCTTTTACAATGCTCCGTTGGTAACCTAGGTTCAGGGGAGAAAACTATGATATGTGTGCAGGAAGAGCTAGCCAAACGGAACTTAAAGCTTTCCGATACTTGTTCTACTTGCTTTAAAGAATCAGTCGATTGTGGCAAGTCCAACTGCTGGCTCCCCTGCCTATTCGGCAATCCCTGCGCGGACAGATGCTACCAGTGCGCCTTGGACAGCTGCAATAAGGAGCTCATTCGATGTAGTGGTTTGGAGAACCTCCCCGCTGCCTGCTCATGAAGGATGAGGGGATGAGTAAAAACATAACGGAACGCACTTTTGgggaaatttcaaaatggacGGCTGTTTTGgggaaatttcaaaatggagagctGCTTTGgggaaatttcaaaatggagaactGCTTTGGGAAAGACCACTCACCCTCAAATGGGTTACTTACACATTTACGTTCAAACTGCCACCGGTAGTGTGGAGCCCACCTGGAGAAGCCCCCACCCGAGGGGGTTTCCCATCCATGTTAAGAACGTGCAGAGAATCAGTGTAGTCAGACGAATATCTGAGCACATTTGCGTTGCACCGCCCAAACGGAGGGGTTTTCATGATGGCCACCAACCCCCCCTTGGGCGAATTCGAGAACACGTAGCccatggacaaaaaaaaaaaaaagtagcaaacGTTTTTCAGAGATCATTCTAAGGTAAAACAAGCCACATATATTACTGCTACGTTTCTGCCTCCGTTTCGAAGTACCTatgtcttattttttttttcgtccttttttttgggtttttttttttcctttttattaagaTGCAAGTGTAGTGTCGTATTCAAGCAAACTattgattaattttttttttctttttctttccccccgttGATATcatttcttccgcttctctCTTCCCTCttctctttcccttttttttttttttcagaagtaattactaatttttaaaaatttttcttttaatgtTTGTTGCGTAAATAATTGAAcgatttaaattttttttttttctgccattTTTAGAAACGTGTCTACGTACGGCAAGGAGGAAGGGCACCACATGCACTCGGTTTTGTCCATGCTGACAAACGGGGTGACAAACGGGGTGCCCAGTGATGTGCCCAATGTTGTGCCCAACGATGTGCTTGCATCCCAATTTAGCGGTACCCCAACGCAACGCCGTGCATTTCCTTCTCGCGTGGAATGAAATTGGACGCAGACAAACGGGGATATGCAATTACATCGATGGCCGGCCACCCTGCGGAGGAAAGTAGTGTCCATTCCGCAACACAGAATTTTTGCAgcatcataatttttttctcctttttttcaaagtttaaatggtgtttttttttaaatttaaattatgaataatagatcacaaaaaaaaaagggggggaaacatGGAATGGAGTATAAGGGTGAGCACGAAGGGGGGAGCAATGAACGGGAGAGGAATGAGCGGGAGAGGAATAAACGGGTGTGGGTGTGCACACAAATTGCCATGTAAGTTAGCACACCCAAAATGTAGCGCATGGAATGGATATGTCTACGGTGCGACATATATCCACGCAAACACACGCGGGGGcatcttttaattttctcgtAGAATCTTGCTGGGGTTGGTGCTTGCGCGAAGTACATCCCACTTTTGGCACATCAgataaacttaaaaaaaaaattcctacaAAATGGATCTTCCTCGTGCTTGTCATTGTTGTAAAGTAGAAGTAGTGGTCTTCTTACGGAGAAATAATTCGATTCACTCATTGGGTCCTTAAACATGTTGTCATGGCGTCGTCTTCGTGACTTCTTtctcacgtttttttttttttttccaacttcgcttcatttcctttacatatatgtacacacacattGGCAATACCCCCTCTTTCAACTTTCTTCTCCGTGAGCACATATCCACGGAGGTTCAATTTAAAAACTTGCTAGCACAAAATCGCCACgggatgttaaaaaaaaaaagaataattgCTTACACGATGAAATTAATTCCaatgggggagaaaaaaaataaaatataaaattaaattaaattaagtTAAAAAGGTAAGTCTGATGAATTGCCTCTTCgaaacaaatttttgatgTACGTGAACAGAGTTGTTAGCAACATTTTAATTGCCCCTGACCCGCCTGCacagaagggaagaaaaacgggATGGAATGAAAAAGAGTGGCATTTTTacatggggaaaaagggagagcgGGCAAATAATGCTGCTTCTAAATGGTGATGCTTCTAAACAATGATGCTTCTCATGCGGGATGAGCACCAACTGGCGTGTCACTTCGCATGGAGCAGACAAACGAgctacccccctttttttcatacctGGTATGTAGGACACTATAAAAGATATGAGGGCGAACACTTGTACAATGGATGTGATCAAGGCCTGCGAAAATTTGAGAAATGGAGGTGACATGATCAGGGGTTTTGTGCTTACAAATGTATGTTACGGTGTGTGCACTTGCAGACACAGAGGTGCCCCCTTCTTTCACAtggggggataaaaaaacggTCTCCTTCAACGTACCAATAAATATAAAGGCTTAATGACGGTGAAGTAAAGAGTGGAGAGGAGGGATAAAATGTACGCCGCGGTGAATGGGAGGCTACGAGGGGGGGGCGAAGGGAAAGTGGCACACGCACGTGGTGAGGTGAACATGGGAGTGATATAAAATGGGGATGCAGATCGGCCTAGCAGGCACGCTTGCCGCAAAAAGGCCGCTAAACGGTCGCTAAACGGTCGCTAAACGGTCTCTGTACGGCCGCTAACCCACAGCTAACCCACCGCTAACCAGCCTTACCGATTCTTCTCCATCAAGTGGTAGTAGAGACTCGAAAAGCCCTTGAGAAAGGCCAACGAAGTTACGAAGCAGATGGAGGAcaaagtgaagaagaagccaaACTGCCGCGGAGTGATAACAATCATGGGCAAAGTAAAGAATGACAATATTAGGAATAAAATGCTGATCCCAAAGAATAAACAGAAAAGagggaaatttttatacGACAATACAGTGGTGAATGCGAAGAAGGAATTCGGTTCATTCTCTCTACTTTGACTATTAAACAGtggaaaatttgaaaacatGGATCCCGTTTCTGCAGTCGTCGAGTTGGACACTAGTGATGGCGCATTATTTAGGTTCGTTTTTTCCAACGTCTTCTTTATACCCTTCTGTATATTctctgctccttttttagaTAAACTAATTGCCTTCTGTATGAgacccttttcttcttcatttgccGTGCTATCCATGGATCCCCTCAAAAAATCTCGGttaatattttgaaactcATTATTCTCGAAGAAGGACAAACCGTCGAAAttgttttctccccccatgATGACGTCGCAGTGGTTCCTTTTGTACGGTTGCTAGATATATGTACAATATGtgcaaaatgtacaaaatgtgcaaaatgtacaaaatgtgcaaagtCAGAGATGCTTGTATCGCTTGTGATGATGAACGCGAGGCTACTCtccttgggggggaggggttcTCAAAAAGTTGGTTAATCTGCTCGTCTTACAGATATGGCTCGCCTCAGGGGCACTACTACTCCGTACAACTAACCAGTAGTAGTTGCTTGGAAAGGAAGCTCTGGATAAAAATATGCCTCCGATGGCAAATGTAACACGCAAGGAGTTAGCGGGGGGATAGGAGGTttgacttaaaaaataaatcactTCTCAGGAGACGACGTGCTAAGTAGGGCACGtttacatttgttcatataccTACGCGTATCTTTTACTGTCACATGTAGCTCTGCAGAAAAGGCACGAATTCGTTCGCCCCTTTCGGCAAAATAGCATAAAGCGCGTGGGTCGCAAAAATGCAGAATTATAATACaattaaacaaattgtaagaggtaaaataaaataaaataaaataaaacagtaactggggaaggggggaggaTGCAATTCTTTTGGGCccctattattatatatttttttttttttaacctgtATGACCCCAAATGGGCAACCAACAGCAACATAAACGAGTTAATTAAAACCAGGCAGTTGCTCAAATATGGCGgacggggaaaaaacaataatttaAGTAGACGTGCAGCAGGGCGGACAATGCCGTTATCATGGCAAAATTAGCACGCACGGGGGGGAAAGTACAAACGCGCACATGCATATGGGTACATACGTATGCGCTTAAGTAAAGCTATGCATACaaagtatattttatttgcgAGTCGCGCGCGTACAATTGCTCCATTCGCAAAAGCAAAGTTGCGAAAGATGCGAGCAGtcggggggagggggaaatgtCATAAAAGCGGAGTAAAGGCGGCGTAAATAACATAagtacataatatatatgcgtagTATACGCGCAATGGGTACCCCTTTGCGGGAAAAACACTGTTCAGGAAAAATCGTCCGAAAGTTAACAATGACTCAgttttattatgtttaacCGTGCGCTCGCACGCTAATCAttgagtaattttttttttttcttctccttcctgggccatttgcaaaattgctGCCGCCGCGATGGCGCCGAtagaagcaaaaatgcatacataataaatatgtatattattatatgtgcTTCAAACAATATTTATACATGCGTATTTTTTATCGCGAGTAAATACTTTGACATGGGAggaggggaggagaaaaacgcAATTcgtcattaaaaaaaaaataccagaACGCCCTGTTTCGCACTGCGCCAGGCAGGCAATGCGCATAAAAACGCCcgtaagaagaaaaataaaaaaaggcataataaataatacgcCATATGGGGATACGCCGCCGCGGACAGTTTTTCCGAGCCGAagaagcaggaaaaaaaaaaaaaaacatacatacgtacataatACATAGTACCATAATACAGACGATGCGTTTTTTTCGAGTTAAAGACCCAGTTAAAGGAATAACgcacgaattttttttttttttttccattttaacttATACATATGCTTTCGCCCCATCgcgtttttcctcccttaAAAGACTTTTTTGAGCGAAGAAAAATGCAGCCTTCTCCAACGGGTTGTcccaaattgaaaaaaaaaaaaaaaacgaacaaacgaacgaacgaacgaacggcTTACAGTTTGGGAAAGAATAATGGTAGAAGAAGCGTTAATCCACGTACCGCGTGGGTAGCAAATGCGTGTACTTACTTACGTGCCTGTCCCTGTGCGATGGCAAAACAAATTAGCaacgaaagaacaaaatttttaggcatatttcattgttcccctttttaaatgcttCCCACGTGAACCATCGGACATTGTGCCATATTGGATGTATATACGCCTTACGCTTCGGAAAAAGGGACAACTGGGGGAAGGAGCCTTCCCAGACCGTTCCTCCCattcgaataaaaaaaaaataaacaaaatagacaaagggaagaagcaccaTTGTTGACTGCATTTATGTAGGGAAGGACCCAGCGGGGCAGATAAGAGATCCTAGTGTAACCTTCCCCTCACTGCTAGACGCTACAGAGGAATACCCAAATTCCCGTGACATAACATGTAATGTTACCTAACCGAtgtggtaaaaaaagaaaacaccTTTTTAACACGCCAAATTTCTGTCATTCCAATTTAGCGCCCCTTCCTTGGTCACATACGACGAAAACGTAGAGTTATACGAGGAAGGTGGAAGAGGGGGTGTacccttttatttatttccattcGCCAAATGAGCCCTTTGAAAAACCTGAAAAaggcatgcatatatatatgtaatgcatatgtatatatatatgcatatgtatacactaCACAAATGCACGTGCAAATCCAGGggcccaaaaaaagggggaaccaTTTCACCTTAGTAAAACCTGTTCATCCTGCTAAGGCACGTAAGACATATGCGCTTGCCACTGTGTGGGGTTCACGCGGCTGTCTAAATTAATCTGAGCCTAAATGGTAGAGGTGGTGGTGACATGGATGCTCAATctataaaaagggggaaatgggCGGATTACGCGAATATGCATAGACACACGCACGTGCGTGTTTGATGAAGGGGGCACGACCCTTCGCTGGACCCCTCGCGGAAAACCCCCAACATTGGACAAAAGCGAATGCCCTGAACGAAGGGACATTCCGTGGAGCACACATAATGGGATGCAATAAAATCATATCGGTTTCTATCACGtcaaatgtttttttttttttttttttttNNNNNNNNNNNNNNNNNNNNNNNNNNNNNNNNNNNNNNNNNNNNNNNNNNNNNNNNNNNNNNNNNNNNNNNNNNNNNNNNNNNNNNNNNNNNNNNNNNNNNNNNNNNNNNNNNNNNNNNNNNNNNNNNNNNNNNNNNNNNNNNNNNNNNNNNNNNNNNNNNNNNNNNNNNNNNNNNNNNNNNNNNNNNNNNNNNNNNNNNNNNNNNNNNNNNNNNNNNNNNNNNNNNNNNNNNNNNNNNNNNNNNNNNNNNNNNNNNNNNNNNNNNNNNNNNNNNNNNNNNNNNNNNNNNNNNNNNNNNNNNNNNNNNNNNNNNNNNNNNNNNNNNNNNNNNNNNNNNNNNNNNNNNNNNNNNNNNNNNNNNNNNNNNNNNNNNNNNNNNNNNNNNNNNNNNNNNNNNNNNNNNNNNNNNNNNNNNNNNNNNNNNNNNNNNNNNNNNNNNNNNNNNNNNNNNNNNNNNNNNNNNNNNNNNNNNNNNNNNNNNNNNNNNNNNNNNNNNNNNNNNNNNNNNNNNNNNNNNNNNNNNNNNNNNNNNNNNNNNNNNNNNNNNNNNNNNNNNNNNNNNNNNNNNNNNNNNNNNNNNNNNNNNNNNNNNNNNNNNNNNNNNNNNNNNNNNNNNNNNNNNNNNNNNNNNNNNNNNNNNNNNNNNNNNNNNNNNNNNNNNNNNNNNNNNNNNNNNNNNNNNNNNNNNNNNNNNNNNNNNNNNNNNNNNNNNNNNNNNNNNNNNNNNNNNNNNNNNNNNNNNNNNNNNNNNNNNNNNNNNNNNNNNNNNNNNNNNNNNNNNNNNNNNNNNNNNNNNNNNNNNNNNNNNNNNNNNNNNNNNNNNNNNNNNNNNNNNNNNNNNNNNNNNNNNNNNNNNNNNNNNNNNNNNNNNNNNNNNNNNNNNNNNNNNNNNNNNNNNNNNNNNNNNNNNNNNNNNNNNNNNNNNNNNNNNNNNNNNNNNNNNNNNNNNNNNNNNNNNNNNNNNNNNNNNNNNNNNNNNNNNNNNNNNNNNNNNNNNNNNNNNNNNNNNNNNNNNNNNNNNNNNNNNNNNNNNNNNNNNAAATAAAACAACTGCTCTTTTAACATCGgattatgttttaaaaaaaagggggggtggggggttCCCCTCTTTTAAGGTGCCACATCGGTATACACGCGTTAcgcattttgttcttttgccGATTCACTGTTGTGCATGCTCGCACGTGCACAACTGCGCGATTGCCACACAACTAGGCACATATCGAGTCCCACATCTCCGTCGTCAAAAAATAAGCATTTATGAGGGAACCTCCAAAGTATCTCCCATTCAAAAACTGAAATGCCTTCAAAGACTCATCGTTGTTAGCATACTtgatataaatttttccatCGATGTTTTTTGTATCTAGCCATATCTTGGTGACACTTCCGTACTTGCTGCACTCCTCCTTAACGTCTTCAATTATGTCCGTGAAAAAGTCTGGGTCCGAACCGATGCTTTCGTCATTGGGAGAGAACATGTTGCAAAGCACCAGGTTGGGAGTGATGTTGTTGAGGGTGTTGGGCTGGGCAGTCGCGAGTGGCGCTGTCTGCATTATTGTGTTGGCGCCGGTGGCGAACTGGCTCGATATCTGCCATgcggggaggggaaaaagggaaaaaaggaaaaaatgaaaaagggaaaaaatgaaaaagggaaaaaatgaaaaagggaaaaaatgaaaaaggaaaaaatgaaaacggaaaaaatgaaaaaggaaaaaaggaaaaagaaaaaatgtcaacAGCCGTGCAGGTGCAAAGCGGTGCAAAACGGATATGATGAACGTGCGAACAGCGCAGAGGCGTCGGAGATATCTCGCTTGCCCCCTCGCTCCTCTCCTTCTAGCCTATGCACTCATTACCCCCGAGTCAAGGATGGGGTCCCGCTGCAACTTCTGCATGAGGGCAATTTTACTTCCGGCCCCGGCAATGAGCCCACCtccgtcatcatcatcgttgTCAATTTTCTCATTGTCTGGCTCTTCGACCTTTTCTTCAGCCTTCGCCTTCTTCGCTAGCAGCTGTGCGATCAGCTTGTCCTTTGCCTCCTTCTCCGATGCAAGGATATATTTCGAATCCTGAGCGAAGCTAACTTTTAATTCTCGACCTGCTATTTCCATCCCATTTAAAACACCCATAGCTTCAATGGCCTCGGATGCTCTAAAAAACTGAATAAACCCAAACCCTTTGCACTTCCCTGTGTAAGGATCTCGATGAATTT
Protein-coding regions in this window:
- a CDS encoding hypothetical protein (putative), producing the protein MVNLKNILIRSCVVVVTLLTEEVKHKLGLPLILFVNTQGIKANDWFNDWKNDMVGDWEKSFLNGIEKNWSGGWRKDLLSIFQNGFQNSWLGGIKNDNMLRDSISIILAHAPKRNRQIINEHINELLSGRYNEINPKNLLHRISNIIKNGKEKSLCDDNKSFIIIETINFLIRNITKNLNGCQLQVKASDVSNITNGCQSDMDKQIIFDDQKPDEMVHATNGLQLSPSNRFFSSLLQCSVGNLGSGEKTMICVQEELAKRNLKLSDTCSTCFKESVDCGKSNCWLPCLFGNPCADRCYQCALDSCNKELIRCSGLENLPAACS
- a CDS encoding SFT2-like protein (putative), encoding MGGENNFDGLSFFENNEFQNINRDFLRGSMDSTANEEEKGLIQKAISLSKKGAENIQKGIKKTLEKTNLNNAPSLVSNSTTAETGSMFSNFPLFNSQSRENEPNSFFAFTTVLSYKNFPLFCLFFGISILFLILSFFTLPMIVITPRQFGFFFTLSSICFVTSLAFLKGFSSLYYHLMEKNRLPFTAAYILSLLSTLYFTVIKPLYLLALITSIVQVFALISFIVSYIPGGSGAIKMLLTTLFTYIKNLFRRGNSSDLPF